A portion of the Manihot esculenta cultivar AM560-2 chromosome 2, M.esculenta_v8, whole genome shotgun sequence genome contains these proteins:
- the LOC110609931 gene encoding probable methyltransferase At1g29790 — MYIIERKIMHYPLPNSSSPTQFNQHNPINNLVVMDSPRKPSSFSTNLFFFLLLLSTNLLTLLLSSTFYSSCSLNPLITAASTLTTPHATSTNSVSATQGSDYASESSQTNLDLPSEFLAFTSGQLLPFGFNTNFDSDTIYPPAGQACTLFSDELRRYMTYKVNGSCPDDELLSQKLLLKGCEPLPRRRCRPAAQPDYVEPYPLPTSLWTTPPDSSVVWTAYTCKDYSCLINRYRTQKGFDDCKDCFDLQGREKTRWAAKQSNVGGGGGLDFTIDEVLATKKPGTIRIGLDIGGGVATFAVRMRERNITIVTTSMNLNGPFNNFIASRGIVPLYISISQRLPFFDNTLDIVHSMHVLSNWIPTTLLHFLMFDINRVLRPGGLFWLDHFFCVGEQLEEVYGPLIESIGFNKLKWVVGRKLDRGPELKEMYLSALLEKPLRNSW, encoded by the coding sequence ATGTACATAATAGAAAGGAAAATAATGCACTACCCACTTCCTAATTCTTCATCTCCAACTCAGTTTAATCAACATAATCCCATCAACAACCTCGTGGTCATGGATTCCCCTCGTAAGCCCAGTTCTTTCTCCACCAATTTGTTCTTCTTTTTGCTTCTCTTGTCCACTAATCTTCTCACTTTGCTCCTTTCCTCCACCTTCTACTCCTCTTGCTCTCTCAACCCCCTCATCACTGCCGCTTCCACTCTTACCACCCCACATGCTACTTCTACTAATTCCGTCTCGGCTACTCAAGGGTCTGATTATGCTTCTGAATCCTCTCAAACGAATTTAGACCTCCCATCTGAATTCTTGGCCTTCACTTCCGGTCAACTTCTTCCATTTGGTTTCAACACTAACTTCGATTCAGACACAATCTACCCACCAGCAGGGCAAGCCTGCACTCTCTTTTCCGACGAACTCCGCCGCTACATGACCTACAAAGTGAATGGATCCTGCCCGGACGACGAGCTTCTATCACAAAAGCTCCTCCTCAAAGGCTGCGAGCCCCTCCCTCGCCGCCGTTGCCGACCAGCTGCGCAGCCTGACTATGTAGAACCTTATCCTCTGCCTACAAGCCTATGGACCACGCCCCCAGATTCATCGGTCGTATGGACAGCTTACACCTGCAAAGATTACTCGTGTCTTATCAACCGATATCGAACACAAAAGGGTTTTGATGATTGCAAGGACTGCTTCGATCTTCAAGGCAGAGAAAAGACTCGTTGGGCTGCAAAACAGAGCAAtgttggaggaggaggaggacttGACTTCACCATTGATGAAGTATTAGCGACGAAGAAACCTGGCACGATCAGAATCGGGCTTGACATTGGAGGTGGAGTGGCTACATTCGCAGTGAGAATGAGGGAAAGAAACATAACAATCGTAACAACATCGATGAACTTGAACGGTCCATTCAATAATTTCATAGCTTCAAGAGGGATAGTGCCTCTGTACATAAGCATCTCACAGAGGCTTCCATTCTTCGATAACACATTGGATATTGTACACTCCATGCATGTACTGAGCAACTGGATTCCAACTACTTTGCTTCATTTCTTGATGTTTGATATCAACAGAGTGCTTAGGCCTGGTGGGTTGTTTTGGCTCGATCATTTCTTCTGTGTGGGTGAGCAGTTGGAGGAGGTCTATGGACCATTAATTGAGAGCATTGGATTCAACAAGTTGAAGTGGGTTGTGGGCAGGAAGCTAGATCGTGGACCGGAGCTCAAAGAGATGTACCTCTCGGCTTTGTTGGAGAAGCCACTGAGGAATTCTTGgtga